In the Chlorobium limicola DSM 245 genome, one interval contains:
- a CDS encoding TolC family protein, whose product MKEALRDAYQHNPGFLATMSDINASKHAVKVQESKFYPKLDLKAHREWSWDADGIDGQQNESVVEVVLSYNILNGGSDAASVRQYKQKLYRAVDLKDKAASDLRQTVSIAYNDREKIAEQVRYLDQHRKNLDRVRAAYRDQFSIGKRTLLDVLDTENEYYQAQRAYFNGFFDLTVANARTLAGMGKLMSTMGVVRGEMPSLKDINIPMPQVTEADVPVAEAPESMGM is encoded by the coding sequence GTGAAAGAAGCGCTTCGGGATGCGTACCAGCACAATCCGGGATTTCTTGCGACGATGTCGGACATCAACGCGTCGAAACATGCGGTAAAGGTGCAGGAATCGAAATTCTACCCGAAGCTTGATTTGAAAGCGCACCGGGAGTGGTCGTGGGATGCGGACGGCATAGATGGCCAGCAGAACGAGAGTGTGGTGGAAGTGGTACTGAGCTACAACATTCTGAACGGCGGATCGGATGCGGCATCGGTTCGTCAGTACAAGCAGAAGCTGTACCGGGCGGTAGATCTGAAAGACAAGGCAGCGAGTGATCTGCGTCAGACGGTATCGATAGCGTACAATGACCGGGAGAAGATAGCGGAGCAGGTGAGATATCTGGATCAGCATCGGAAGAACCTGGACCGAGTGCGAGCAGCGTATCGTGATCAGTTCAGCATTGGCAAGCGTACCCTGCTGGATGTACTGGATACGGAGAACGAATACTATCAGGCGCAGCGCGCGTACTTCAACGGCTTTTTCGACCTGACGGTAGCCAATGCGCGGACGCTGGCAGGCATGGGCAAGCTGATGAGCACGATGGGAGTGGTACGCGGGGAGATGCCGAGTCTGAAAGACATCAACATTCCCATGCCGCAGGTGACGGAGGCCGATGTGCCTGTTGCTGAAGCTCCGGAATCGATGGGGATGTAA
- a CDS encoding HlyD family secretion protein has translation MIRNPFSDDLIGQGEVFNQSATVPRIILWVLVLAFFGFLLWASIAKIDVSIPATGKLEPTGEVKSVQAAIEGEVSRLYVEDGRRVKKGEVLLDLVPVLSVGEESKLKSLQIALSNARQQYATESAMLSKLRSLLQSAAVSEFEVEQKKLDVLKLQAQIADLSEQINKQSYMANQATGYEGITAPVDGTVFDLQVKQGTVVSQGQIILKVVPDDQLTARAFISNQDIGFVYENLPVDVRLDAFPYAEFGDIKGKVLWVGSDVLPPDDIIKYYHFPIKVLLDQQHLMANGKKIYLQSGMSVTLNIKVRKRTVMSIFTDLFTQQVDAVSHIRK, from the coding sequence GTGATTCGTAATCCGTTTTCTGATGATCTGATTGGTCAGGGTGAGGTTTTTAACCAGTCAGCTACTGTCCCGAGAATAATTCTCTGGGTTCTTGTGCTGGCTTTTTTCGGTTTTCTTCTATGGGCATCCATTGCAAAGATCGATGTTTCGATACCGGCGACAGGAAAGCTTGAACCTACCGGAGAGGTTAAAAGTGTGCAGGCCGCCATTGAGGGAGAAGTAAGCAGGCTCTATGTGGAAGATGGAAGGCGCGTCAAAAAAGGTGAAGTTCTGCTCGACCTGGTTCCGGTACTCTCTGTCGGGGAGGAATCAAAACTCAAATCCTTGCAAATAGCGCTCTCCAATGCCCGGCAACAGTATGCTACCGAGTCGGCCATGCTTTCGAAACTCAGATCCCTTCTGCAGAGCGCGGCTGTGTCCGAATTTGAGGTTGAACAGAAAAAGCTTGACGTGCTGAAACTTCAGGCTCAGATTGCTGATTTGTCGGAACAGATCAACAAGCAGAGTTACATGGCCAATCAGGCAACGGGTTATGAGGGGATTACCGCACCGGTTGACGGTACTGTTTTCGACCTTCAGGTCAAGCAGGGTACCGTTGTCAGCCAGGGGCAGATCATCCTGAAAGTCGTTCCTGACGATCAATTGACCGCAAGGGCTTTTATTTCGAATCAGGATATCGGATTCGTGTATGAAAATCTGCCGGTGGATGTCAGGCTTGACGCATTTCCCTATGCTGAGTTCGGCGACATCAAAGGGAAAGTGCTCTGGGTTGGATCGGATGTTTTACCGCCTGACGATATTATCAAATATTACCATTTCCCGATTAAAGTGCTCCTCGATCAGCAGCATCTGATGGCGAACGGAAAGAAAATTTACTTGCAGTCGGGGATGTCGGTCACCTTGAACATCAAGGTAAGAAAGCGAACCGTTATGAGCATTTTTACCGATCTTTTCACACAGCAGGTTGATGCTGTCAGTCATATCAGGAAATGA
- a CDS encoding TolC family protein, whose amino-acid sequence MKNPIRKNRAFKVLASVSLLSGIPFTMHAGPVTVKEAVEKAVNTNPEIKSKFHAFRDVYEEQGVANGGYWPRVDVTAGVGKEWVSGDIAPKNDYFRKGVRLELTQMLFDGFYTCNQVCRLKHSGQARYFEFMDSMETVGLESVRAYADVLRYREMVRLAKKNYDYHQEIYGQVSSRVRAGVGAGVDLDQISARVALAQSNYLTELSNLHDVTSRYQRLVGELPEREPAGGSACR is encoded by the coding sequence ATGAAAAATCCCATAAGAAAAAACAGGGCATTCAAGGTGCTTGCATCGGTGTCGCTGTTGTCGGGTATTCCATTTACCATGCATGCCGGCCCGGTAACGGTGAAGGAAGCGGTGGAGAAAGCGGTGAACACGAACCCGGAGATCAAGTCGAAGTTCCATGCGTTCCGCGACGTGTACGAAGAGCAGGGCGTAGCGAACGGCGGATACTGGCCTCGAGTGGACGTCACTGCGGGAGTTGGCAAGGAGTGGGTGTCCGGAGATATAGCACCGAAGAACGACTACTTCCGCAAGGGGGTTCGTCTGGAGCTGACGCAGATGCTGTTCGACGGCTTCTACACCTGCAATCAGGTGTGCCGTCTGAAGCACTCCGGTCAGGCGAGGTATTTCGAGTTCATGGATTCGATGGAGACGGTAGGGCTTGAGAGCGTTCGGGCGTATGCGGATGTGCTTCGGTATCGTGAGATGGTGAGACTTGCGAAGAAGAACTACGATTACCATCAGGAGATCTACGGTCAGGTGAGCAGCCGGGTTCGAGCAGGCGTTGGAGCCGGCGTAGATCTTGACCAGATCAGCGCAAGGGTGGCGCTGGCACAATCGAACTACCTGACGGAACTGAGCAACCTGCACGACGTGACATCGAGGTATCAGCGACTGGTAGGCGAGCTGCCGGAAAGAGAACCTGCAGGCGGTTCTGCTTGCCGATGA
- a CDS encoding peptidylprolyl isomerase, with product MPLLSGYNLWPQLMQGIVVDSFLREYDCSFSEIEDYYRTQIIADSEFLEKQKTKMLCEGAGSDNIDFFLKRPILLEKFKQRVFGPLVEGAFLAMKSGLDKVVFFMIRNRDHELIRELFFRLESGEDVFSVLAARYSEGRESKSEGKIGPVELKQLNPALASLLATTQIGVLNPPVVIDGYGVICLLKEKIPARLDEVTKRNLLNRLFEEWLAKEVNAFFY from the coding sequence ATGCCGCTGCTGTCAGGGTATAATCTCTGGCCTCAGTTGATGCAGGGTATTGTCGTTGACAGTTTCTTGCGCGAATATGATTGCTCTTTTTCTGAAATTGAGGACTATTATCGTACTCAAATCATTGCCGACAGCGAGTTTCTGGAAAAGCAAAAGACAAAAATGCTTTGTGAGGGAGCGGGAAGCGATAATATTGATTTTTTTCTGAAAAGGCCGATACTTCTTGAAAAATTCAAACAGCGAGTATTCGGTCCTCTGGTAGAGGGCGCATTTCTTGCCATGAAATCAGGCCTGGATAAGGTAGTGTTTTTCATGATCCGTAACCGGGATCATGAGCTCATTCGGGAACTGTTTTTCCGTCTGGAATCGGGAGAAGATGTATTTTCAGTTCTTGCCGCAAGGTATTCCGAAGGCAGGGAATCGAAAAGTGAGGGAAAAATCGGCCCTGTGGAACTGAAGCAATTGAATCCGGCACTTGCCAGTCTGCTTGCAACAACTCAAATTGGTGTGCTTAATCCACCGGTTGTCATTGATGGATACGGGGTTATTTGTTTATTGAAAGAGAAAATCCCGGCACGGCTGGATGAGGTGACGAAGCGGAATCTGCTCAATCGTCTTTTCGAAGAATGGCTTGCCAAAGAGGTCAATGCCTTTTTTTATTAA
- a CDS encoding M48 family metallopeptidase yields MADMSVSPECVEIDGIPCRVQVHARAKHVRLKMLPHEGLVAVVPSGYDRASLEMLLVRHREWIRNAVERVAILQPDTDTLPETVRFLFPDVNIQVLYERKTSDGVAYSEEPEGSLLLSGQTGNIGLCRAVLQLWLKHKAARVLFPELSRLSSLHGFSFKKPGIRLQKSRWGSCSTSGTITLNAKLIFLPPHLVRSVLLHELCHTVHMNHSSDFRNELAVIDPLWHLHDRELKTAWRYIPRWTGA; encoded by the coding sequence ATGGCTGATATGAGCGTTAGCCCCGAATGTGTCGAGATCGATGGGATTCCCTGTAGGGTACAAGTACATGCGAGGGCGAAACATGTTCGGCTGAAGATGCTGCCCCATGAAGGGCTTGTCGCTGTTGTTCCTTCCGGGTACGACAGGGCATCGCTCGAAATGTTGCTTGTGCGCCATCGGGAGTGGATCAGGAACGCGGTGGAGAGAGTGGCCATTCTGCAACCCGATACCGATACGCTTCCGGAGACGGTACGGTTTCTGTTTCCTGATGTGAATATTCAGGTGCTGTATGAGCGCAAGACTTCCGATGGGGTTGCCTACAGTGAGGAGCCTGAAGGGAGCCTGCTTCTTTCAGGGCAGACAGGCAATATCGGATTGTGCAGAGCTGTGCTTCAGTTGTGGCTGAAACACAAGGCGGCACGTGTACTTTTTCCCGAACTCTCCCGCCTTTCCTCGCTTCATGGATTCAGTTTCAAGAAGCCGGGCATTCGCCTGCAAAAGTCTCGCTGGGGCAGCTGTTCGACGAGCGGCACGATAACGCTCAATGCCAAACTCATTTTCCTGCCGCCCCACCTTGTTCGTTCCGTGCTGCTTCACGAGCTGTGCCATACGGTGCATATGAACCATTCGAGTGATTTTCGGAACGAGCTTGCTGTCATCGATCCGTTATGGCATCTGCATGACCGGGAACTTAAAACGGCCTGGCGATATATTCCTCGATGGACAGGAGCGTGA
- a CDS encoding peptidase domain-containing ABC transporter, with protein MTTTEHTHTEIRSILSAIPLFSALPEEKSLLLAQVCSVERYTIGKPVIGRDTLPEFLYIISSGRVRSLYQDSANASVQTLRLLGSGDIFGWVSLMRRKPTEIVTVSEDAVCLKIPSSALSAVVNAVPALYGKLSRATDPAEICALLDRIYTNDPKKEIRLNTAGFSGLKDFALQLYGSADVVDTGFGRSIPKNDLKWFVSRSENPEYQEGTRFPHDITQIPASLSLRLVGLDFSDNLDPDIRSEEEGGSEEVFEMPEMMKMANSGTTAGGGKAETFNYNPEPEAKSTSSKGFPFIRSKGDAVEESMACFLMLGKYWNIPVKKDLIRSVLGNQFSRNGQLSLQDCGGVGVLLGLKVQVVTFQEQALSRLKVPAIIRWENSFAVLYKVSAKEVLVAVPSSQGVKTIPAQEFWEKWSHKGEALVLDVKPDTPESRFGFDWFLPSINKYRNVLAEVLIASFFTQIMTLVNPLLFMIIIDQVIVRNSFTTLHVLGLFMLVIAVLESVLSSLKTWLFVDTSNRIDVSLGAEVIDHLLRLPLRFFERRPVGELSSRIGELERIRQFLTGTALSVVLDAVFSVVYVIVLFAFSWKLALLSLSVIPLIGLVTFFVSPVIRKQLREKSIRHGETNAYLIEVLSGIQTVKSQNIELRARWNWQEKYAGYVREGFKPVVTGTLANSTNSFLSKLSGLIVIWAGAWLVLNNELTLGQLIAFRIIAGYITSPVMRLAQLWQNFQETGMSLERLADIVDTPQEGGKDQLSQIPLPLIKGEIRTENVSFRFRENNPLVLKNINLTIPAGSFVGIVGESGSGKSTFAKLIQRLYSLDEGRIFIDSYDIGKVELNSLRSQIGIVPQDPMLFNISVKENIALTNPEASDADIIRAAKIAEAHDFIMAMPSGYSTPVGEKGSSLSGGQRQRIAIARTILQNPGMIILDEATSALDPQTESKLTDNMIQAFRDKTVLFITHRINSVKGASMILCFHDGHIDESGIHNDLMERKGRYYSLFQKQTASIPSLEGKP; from the coding sequence GTGACTACTACAGAACATACGCATACCGAGATCCGCAGCATTTTATCAGCGATACCCCTTTTTTCCGCTCTGCCAGAGGAGAAATCCTTACTGCTCGCGCAGGTTTGTTCCGTTGAGCGTTACACCATCGGAAAGCCGGTTATCGGGAGGGACACGCTGCCTGAGTTTCTCTACATCATCAGTTCCGGCCGTGTTCGTTCACTCTATCAGGACAGTGCCAATGCATCGGTTCAGACCTTGAGACTGCTTGGTTCTGGCGATATATTCGGATGGGTAAGCCTGATGCGGAGAAAACCAACTGAAATAGTTACTGTTTCAGAAGATGCCGTTTGTCTTAAAATTCCTTCATCGGCTCTGAGTGCGGTTGTCAATGCAGTACCGGCATTGTATGGCAAACTATCCCGGGCGACAGATCCTGCCGAAATATGTGCTCTTCTTGACAGGATTTATACAAACGATCCCAAAAAAGAAATACGTCTCAACACAGCCGGGTTCTCCGGTCTGAAAGATTTCGCTTTGCAGCTGTACGGGTCAGCGGATGTAGTCGATACCGGTTTCGGCAGGTCTATACCGAAAAACGATCTGAAATGGTTTGTCAGCAGAAGCGAGAATCCCGAGTATCAGGAGGGTACCCGTTTCCCTCATGATATCACTCAGATTCCCGCATCCCTCTCCCTTCGTCTTGTCGGGCTTGACTTTTCAGATAACCTTGATCCCGATATCAGAAGCGAGGAAGAGGGAGGGAGCGAGGAGGTATTCGAGATGCCGGAAATGATGAAAATGGCGAATTCAGGTACAACAGCAGGCGGTGGCAAGGCAGAGACGTTCAATTATAATCCCGAACCAGAAGCAAAAAGTACTTCTTCAAAAGGTTTTCCCTTTATCAGAAGCAAAGGGGACGCGGTAGAAGAGAGCATGGCATGTTTTCTTATGCTTGGAAAATACTGGAATATTCCGGTTAAAAAAGATCTCATAAGAAGTGTTCTCGGTAATCAGTTTTCTCGTAACGGGCAGCTCTCTTTACAGGATTGCGGAGGTGTTGGTGTTCTGCTGGGTCTCAAGGTGCAGGTTGTAACATTTCAGGAACAGGCTCTTTCAAGGCTCAAGGTGCCTGCAATTATCCGTTGGGAAAACAGCTTTGCGGTATTGTACAAAGTTTCAGCAAAAGAGGTACTTGTTGCCGTTCCCTCTTCACAAGGAGTTAAAACAATACCTGCCCAGGAGTTCTGGGAGAAATGGAGCCATAAAGGAGAGGCTCTGGTTCTCGATGTCAAGCCGGATACACCTGAGAGCCGATTCGGTTTTGACTGGTTTCTTCCTTCGATCAATAAATACAGAAATGTGCTTGCCGAGGTTTTGATTGCGTCGTTTTTTACCCAGATCATGACGCTTGTCAATCCTTTGCTGTTCATGATTATCATCGATCAGGTCATTGTCAGAAACAGCTTTACCACGCTGCATGTACTTGGTCTTTTCATGCTTGTTATTGCAGTGCTCGAATCAGTGCTTTCAAGCCTCAAAACCTGGTTGTTCGTCGATACATCGAACAGGATCGACGTTTCTCTCGGGGCTGAAGTTATCGATCATCTGCTTCGTCTTCCGCTGCGTTTTTTTGAGAGACGACCTGTCGGCGAGTTGAGCTCACGAATCGGAGAGCTGGAACGAATACGGCAGTTCCTGACCGGTACGGCACTCAGTGTAGTTCTCGATGCCGTTTTTTCTGTTGTTTACGTTATCGTCCTGTTTGCGTTCAGCTGGAAACTTGCGCTGCTTTCACTCTCGGTTATTCCTCTTATCGGACTTGTGACTTTTTTTGTTTCACCGGTAATAAGAAAACAGTTAAGGGAGAAATCAATAAGGCACGGAGAGACCAATGCGTATCTTATCGAAGTTCTTTCAGGCATACAGACCGTCAAGTCGCAGAACATAGAGCTTCGGGCACGATGGAACTGGCAGGAAAAATATGCAGGGTACGTAAGGGAAGGGTTCAAACCGGTGGTAACCGGAACTCTTGCCAATTCGACAAACTCTTTCCTCAGCAAGCTTTCCGGTCTCATCGTTATATGGGCCGGAGCCTGGCTGGTTTTGAACAATGAATTGACTCTTGGCCAGCTTATAGCTTTCCGCATTATTGCGGGTTATATTACGAGCCCTGTCATGCGCCTTGCGCAACTCTGGCAGAACTTTCAGGAAACCGGAATGTCACTTGAAAGGCTTGCCGATATCGTCGATACTCCCCAGGAAGGTGGAAAAGATCAATTGTCCCAGATACCTCTTCCTTTGATCAAGGGTGAAATCCGCACTGAAAATGTTTCCTTCCGCTTCAGAGAAAATAATCCCCTGGTGCTTAAAAATATCAATCTTACCATTCCGGCAGGATCCTTTGTCGGGATTGTAGGAGAGAGCGGTTCGGGAAAAAGTACTTTTGCCAAGCTTATTCAGCGTCTTTACTCTCTTGATGAGGGGCGTATATTCATTGACAGCTACGATATCGGGAAAGTTGAACTTAATTCACTCAGAAGCCAGATAGGCATTGTTCCGCAGGATCCCATGCTGTTCAACATATCGGTTAAGGAGAACATTGCGCTTACTAATCCTGAGGCAAGCGATGCCGATATCATTCGGGCAGCGAAGATTGCGGAAGCTCATGACTTTATCATGGCGATGCCATCCGGATACAGTACTCCTGTTGGTGAGAAAGGATCTTCACTTTCCGGAGGACAGCGTCAGCGGATTGCCATAGCAAGAACTATTTTGCAAAACCCCGGTATGATTATACTTGATGAGGCGACCAGCGCTCTTGATCCTCAGACCGAAAGCAAACTCACAGACAATATGATACAAGCATTCAGGGATAAAACGGTTTTGTTTATCACACACAGGATTAATTCAGTAAAAGGAGCATCGATGATTCTCTGTTTTCATGACGGGCATATTGATGAATCAGGTATCCATAATGATCTCATGGAGAGAAAAGGTCGCTATTATTCACTTTTTCAGAAACAGACAGCTTCAATTCCGTCACTGGAGGGCAAGCCGTGA